One Streptomyces sp. NBC_01237 genomic region harbors:
- a CDS encoding glycosyl hydrolase family 95 catalytic domain-containing protein has translation MTEFSRRRFVSTTAAGTTALWLAGSRTAWASPPAGAVGPASSDPYENSVRAAAMTWRRLPTGWQEAPFLANGHLGALLYAGATPNTLKLMLSHSQVQDQRGQWRGGIGFSRLPVGYFTLTLAGEITAVDWTLDLYDAELRGTVTTTRGSLAFCALIHNDTGALLLSTRPTAGEEAAAWTFQWLPAATTRTSGRPADYTPNPAPRVGDGFVEQPLLAGGGWTTAWRERREGTGRLLAAHLVYRFPGEPAEATSAALRAVDRTLATDPDRLVDRHRGWWHAYYRRSFLSVPDKRLQSFYVTQLYKLASATRARGPVISEWGPWFPEVGNNWTAVWWNLNVQIGMAPVHGSNHPELDSVTHALRRFEHHLPASVPAAYRDGESYALGHPSDWQLRAGDTYDVGIPGSDRISDNFGNLTWALHHVWLAYRHSMDPAVLRDVVYPILAKAITFYAHFLREGSDGRLHLLTTRSPEYADAADCTYDLSLIRWGVRTLIGSAELLRHDDPRLGRWRDIGRRLAPYAEDPAAGVMIGKDVPLAASHRHHSHLLWLHPLRERNWDRAPDRAVMRRSMDHWVSMRELWHGYSYATASSMYSVMDEPEKALDFLTFFTDLNVVADCAMTVNTMYREGRNLALESPLSAAQSMLDMVVQGHDGVVKVFPSLSRRWADASIASLRTQGAFLVDADRSGGLTRWVRVRSEAGAPLTLEHSVEGEIDVRDGRGHPVRRRETGPGRITLDVPRGGTVLITPRTSRRPETGPREVPSNGAWTRWGLPD, from the coding sequence ATGACCGAGTTCTCCCGAAGGCGCTTCGTCTCCACCACGGCCGCCGGAACCACCGCGCTCTGGCTCGCCGGCTCCCGTACCGCCTGGGCGTCACCGCCCGCCGGCGCGGTCGGCCCGGCCTCCTCGGACCCGTACGAGAACAGCGTCCGTGCGGCGGCCATGACCTGGCGGCGGCTCCCCACGGGCTGGCAGGAGGCCCCGTTCCTGGCCAACGGCCACCTGGGCGCCCTGCTGTACGCGGGCGCGACTCCGAACACCCTGAAGCTGATGCTGAGCCACAGTCAGGTACAGGACCAGCGCGGACAGTGGCGCGGCGGCATCGGCTTCTCCCGGCTTCCCGTCGGGTACTTCACGCTCACGCTCGCCGGGGAGATCACGGCCGTCGACTGGACACTCGACCTGTACGACGCGGAGCTGCGCGGCACCGTCACCACCACCCGCGGCAGCCTCGCGTTCTGCGCCCTCATCCACAACGACACCGGTGCGCTGCTGCTCTCCACCCGGCCGACGGCGGGCGAGGAGGCCGCCGCCTGGACCTTCCAGTGGCTGCCCGCCGCCACCACCCGTACCAGCGGCAGGCCCGCGGACTACACCCCCAACCCGGCCCCGCGGGTGGGCGACGGCTTCGTCGAGCAGCCGCTGCTCGCGGGCGGCGGCTGGACCACCGCCTGGCGCGAGCGCCGCGAGGGCACCGGACGGCTGCTCGCCGCGCACCTCGTGTACCGCTTCCCCGGCGAGCCGGCCGAGGCGACCTCGGCCGCGCTGCGGGCCGTGGACCGCACCCTCGCCACCGACCCGGACCGGCTGGTGGACCGCCACCGCGGCTGGTGGCACGCCTACTACCGGCGCAGCTTCCTGTCCGTACCGGACAAGCGGCTGCAGAGTTTCTACGTCACCCAGCTCTACAAGCTCGCCTCGGCGACCCGCGCCCGGGGCCCGGTCATCTCCGAGTGGGGCCCCTGGTTCCCGGAGGTCGGGAACAACTGGACCGCGGTCTGGTGGAACCTCAACGTCCAGATCGGCATGGCGCCGGTCCACGGCTCCAACCACCCCGAACTCGACTCGGTGACCCACGCCTTGCGCCGCTTCGAGCACCACCTGCCCGCCTCCGTCCCGGCCGCGTACCGCGACGGGGAGAGCTACGCCCTCGGCCACCCCTCCGACTGGCAGCTGCGCGCGGGCGACACCTACGACGTCGGAATACCGGGCTCGGACCGGATCTCCGACAACTTCGGGAACCTCACCTGGGCCCTGCACCACGTCTGGCTGGCCTACCGGCACTCGATGGACCCGGCCGTCCTGCGCGACGTGGTGTATCCGATCCTCGCGAAGGCGATCACGTTCTACGCCCACTTCCTGCGCGAGGGCTCCGACGGCCGGCTGCATCTGCTCACCACCCGCTCCCCCGAGTACGCCGACGCCGCGGACTGCACGTACGACCTCTCGCTCATCCGCTGGGGCGTGCGCACGCTCATCGGGTCGGCGGAGCTGCTGCGCCACGACGACCCCCGGCTGGGGCGCTGGCGGGACATCGGCCGGCGTCTCGCCCCGTACGCCGAGGACCCGGCGGCCGGAGTCATGATCGGCAAGGATGTGCCGCTCGCCGCGTCGCACCGCCACCACTCCCATCTGCTCTGGCTCCACCCCCTGCGCGAGCGGAACTGGGACCGGGCGCCGGACCGGGCCGTCATGCGGCGCAGCATGGACCACTGGGTGTCCATGCGGGAGCTGTGGCACGGGTACAGCTACGCCACGGCGTCGTCCATGTACTCCGTGATGGACGAGCCGGAGAAGGCGCTCGACTTCCTGACCTTCTTCACCGACCTGAACGTGGTCGCCGACTGCGCGATGACGGTGAACACGATGTACCGGGAGGGCCGCAACCTCGCCCTGGAGAGCCCGCTGTCCGCCGCCCAGTCGATGCTCGACATGGTGGTGCAGGGACACGACGGGGTGGTGAAGGTCTTTCCGTCCCTCTCGCGGCGGTGGGCGGACGCGTCGATCGCCTCACTGCGCACCCAGGGCGCGTTCCTGGTGGACGCGGACCGCTCGGGCGGTCTCACCCGCTGGGTACGGGTACGCAGCGAGGCGGGCGCGCCGCTGACGCTGGAGCACTCGGTGGAGGGCGAGATCGACGTACGGGACGGGCGCGGGCACCCGGTGCGCCGGCGGGAGACCGGCCCCGGCCGGATCACCCTGGACGTGCCGCGCGGGGGCACCGTGCTGATCACCCCGCGCACCTCGCGCCGCCCGGAGACCGGTCCGCGCGAGGTGCCGTCGAACGGCGCGTGGACGCGCTGGGGTCTGCCGGACTGA
- a CDS encoding GNAT family N-acetyltransferase: protein MTTAPAPYTTRRALDDGELAACFQVRKDVFVGEQQVPEEIEYDAHDADAVHVLALAADGSALGTGRLLHGAAAADRTGGDLTVGALGRLAVTRTARGLGVGAALVRAIEDQARTLGLGAVDLHAQTHALGFYERLGYVAYGPEFPDAGIAHRAMRRTL from the coding sequence GTGACCACCGCTCCCGCCCCGTACACCACCCGCAGGGCTCTCGACGACGGCGAACTGGCTGCCTGCTTCCAGGTCCGCAAGGACGTCTTCGTCGGTGAGCAGCAGGTGCCCGAGGAGATCGAGTACGACGCCCACGACGCGGACGCGGTGCATGTCCTGGCCCTCGCGGCGGACGGCTCGGCGCTCGGTACGGGACGGCTGCTGCACGGCGCCGCCGCGGCGGACCGGACCGGCGGTGACCTCACGGTCGGCGCGCTCGGCAGGCTCGCCGTGACCCGGACGGCACGCGGGCTCGGCGTCGGCGCCGCACTGGTGCGCGCCATCGAGGACCAGGCGCGCACGCTGGGCCTGGGCGCCGTCGATCTGCACGCCCAGACCCATGCCCTCGGTTTCTACGAGCGGCTCGGGTATGTGGCCTACGGCCCCGAGTTCCCGGACGCGGGCATCGCCCACCGGGCGATGCGCCGCACGCTCTGA
- a CDS encoding RluA family pseudouridine synthase: MSTHPEIRTLPVPDGLEGERVDAAISRMFGFSRTKAAELAAAGKVQVDGAVAGKSERVHGGAWLEVEMPQAPAPVQIVAEPVEGMEIVHDDDDIVVIVKPVGVAAHPSPGWTGTTVIGGLAAAGYRISTSGAAERQGIVHRLDVGTSGLMVVAKSERAYTLLKAQFRDRVVEKKYHALVQGHPDPMSGTIDAPIGRHPNHDYKWAVTAEGKPSITHYDLIEAYRAASLLDIKLETGRTHQIRVHMSAHRHPCVGDLTYGADPTLAKRLGLTRQWLHAVRLGFEHPSDGSWVEFSSGYPDDLQQALDTIVAESE; encoded by the coding sequence GTGAGTACGCATCCCGAGATCCGCACCCTGCCCGTACCCGATGGCCTGGAAGGCGAGCGTGTCGACGCCGCCATCTCCCGGATGTTCGGTTTCTCCCGCACCAAGGCCGCAGAGCTGGCCGCCGCCGGGAAGGTCCAGGTGGACGGTGCGGTGGCCGGGAAGTCCGAGCGGGTGCACGGTGGCGCCTGGCTGGAAGTGGAGATGCCGCAGGCACCCGCTCCGGTCCAGATCGTCGCCGAGCCCGTCGAGGGCATGGAGATCGTGCACGACGACGACGACATCGTCGTGATCGTGAAGCCGGTCGGCGTCGCCGCCCACCCGAGCCCCGGCTGGACCGGGACCACGGTCATCGGCGGTCTTGCGGCGGCCGGATACCGGATCTCGACCTCCGGTGCCGCCGAGCGCCAGGGCATCGTGCACCGCCTGGACGTCGGCACCTCGGGGCTGATGGTCGTCGCCAAGTCGGAGCGCGCCTACACCCTGCTCAAGGCCCAGTTCCGCGACCGGGTCGTCGAGAAGAAGTACCACGCGCTCGTGCAGGGCCACCCGGACCCGATGAGCGGCACCATCGACGCCCCCATCGGCCGCCACCCCAACCACGACTACAAGTGGGCGGTCACGGCCGAGGGCAAGCCGTCCATCACGCACTACGACCTGATCGAGGCGTACCGGGCCGCGAGCCTCCTCGACATCAAGCTGGAGACGGGTCGCACCCACCAGATCCGGGTGCACATGTCGGCCCACCGCCACCCCTGCGTCGGGGACCTCACCTACGGTGCCGACCCGACCCTGGCCAAGCGCCTCGGCCTGACCCGGCAGTGGCTGCACGCCGTGCGCCTCGGTTTCGAGCACCCCTCCGACGGCAGCTGGGTGGAGTTCTCCAGCGGCTACCCGGACGACCTCCAGCAGGCCCTCGACACGATCGTGGCGGAGAGCGAGTGA
- the lspA gene encoding signal peptidase II translates to MAEAERIIGTPDIPDAAGADGAEPPKAADGTVVGSTGSAVEGPAGSTVEGDGPGGSTATDRGRRKILALFAVAVVAYLLDLTTKMIVVAKLEHQEPIEIFGDWLKLSAIRNAGAAFGIGEAFTVIFTVIAAGVIVVIARLARKLYSLPWAIALGLLLGGALGNLTDRIFRAPGVFKGAVVDFIAPAHFAVFNLADSAIVCGGILIVILSFKGLDPDGTVHKD, encoded by the coding sequence GTGGCAGAGGCGGAGCGCATCATCGGTACGCCGGATATCCCTGATGCAGCGGGGGCCGACGGGGCCGAGCCCCCGAAGGCCGCCGACGGCACGGTCGTGGGCTCGACGGGAAGCGCGGTCGAAGGCCCGGCCGGGAGCACGGTCGAGGGCGACGGCCCCGGCGGCAGCACGGCCACGGACAGGGGCAGGCGGAAGATCCTGGCCCTCTTCGCCGTGGCGGTCGTCGCCTATCTGCTGGACCTGACCACCAAGATGATCGTGGTCGCGAAGCTGGAGCACCAGGAGCCCATCGAGATCTTCGGCGACTGGCTGAAGCTCAGCGCCATCCGGAACGCGGGTGCCGCGTTCGGGATCGGCGAGGCGTTCACGGTGATCTTCACCGTGATCGCAGCCGGTGTGATCGTGGTCATCGCCCGGCTCGCCCGCAAGCTCTACAGCCTGCCGTGGGCCATCGCGCTGGGACTGCTGCTCGGCGGTGCGCTGGGTAATCTCACCGACCGCATCTTCCGTGCGCCCGGCGTGTTCAAGGGCGCGGTGGTCGACTTCATCGCTCCCGCGCACTTCGCGGTCTTCAACCTCGCCGACTCCGCGATCGTCTGCGGCGGCATCCTGATCGTGATCCTTTCCTTCAAGGGGCTTGACCCCGACGGCACCGTGCACAAGGACTAG
- a CDS encoding TraR/DksA family transcriptional regulator, producing MVAKKTAKETVETVAEKEAARTPPAEKAAKKAAAKKAPAKKAAAKKTAAGAAAGRKTAAKKAPAKKSAVKKASKKAAAAAMGAAQAAEQTGATTVVAKKSAGRTTAAGKGAAAVPQARAAAATAPGELAVRPGEDPWTPEEVTEARTELTSEVMRLRSELEASGAALAGLMRDSGDGAGDDEADTGTKNITREHELSLAANAQEMLEQTERALARLEAGTYGLCEICGKPIGKARMQAFPRATLCVEDKQKQERRG from the coding sequence ATGGTGGCGAAGAAGACGGCGAAAGAGACCGTGGAGACCGTGGCCGAGAAGGAGGCCGCCAGGACGCCACCGGCCGAGAAGGCGGCGAAGAAGGCGGCCGCGAAGAAGGCCCCGGCGAAGAAGGCGGCGGCGAAGAAGACCGCGGCCGGGGCTGCGGCGGGCAGGAAGACGGCGGCAAAGAAGGCGCCGGCGAAGAAGAGCGCGGTCAAGAAGGCTTCGAAGAAGGCCGCAGCGGCGGCCATGGGGGCGGCCCAGGCCGCCGAGCAGACGGGAGCCACCACGGTGGTAGCCAAGAAGAGCGCGGGTCGGACCACAGCTGCCGGAAAGGGGGCGGCGGCGGTGCCGCAGGCCCGCGCCGCCGCTGCGACAGCCCCCGGCGAGCTGGCGGTACGGCCCGGGGAGGACCCGTGGACGCCCGAGGAGGTCACCGAGGCGCGCACGGAGCTGACCAGCGAGGTCATGCGGCTGCGGAGCGAGCTGGAGGCATCGGGGGCCGCGCTGGCCGGACTGATGCGGGACTCCGGCGACGGCGCGGGTGACGACGAGGCGGACACCGGAACGAAGAACATCACCCGCGAGCACGAGCTGTCGCTCGCCGCCAACGCCCAGGAGATGCTGGAGCAGACCGAGCGGGCCCTGGCCCGGCTGGAGGCGGGGACGTACGGGCTCTGCGAGATCTGCGGCAAACCGATCGGGAAGGCACGGATGCAGGCATTTCCCCGGGCCACCCTGTGTGTGGAGGACAAACAGAAGCAGGAGCGACGCGGCTGA